Sequence from the Desulfobacterales bacterium genome:
CTTTATCATATATAGTTATTTTTAAAATAGTTTTTGTTGCCGCTGTAGAATCTTTTTTTACAACACTATCTATAAGTTCAACAAAATCTTCTCGATTTTGTTTTGTAACTGTTCCCATCATGCCAAAATCAAGAAAACATATAATATTTTTCGGCATAACAAAAATATTTCCAGGATGAGGATCAGCATGAAAAAAACCTAATTCAAAAATTTGCTTTAAAATAAGATCAGCGCCTCTTGCAACAATTTTTTTTTTATTTAAACCAGCCGAATCTAAAGCCATTATATCTGAAATTTTTATGCCCCGAACAAATTCCATAGTGAGAATTCGAGAGGTTGATTTTGATTTTATAACTTGAGGTACATATACTCTAAGATCTCCTTTAAATTGACTTTTAAACCATTCTAAGTTTGTCGCTTCAATAGTATAATCCATTTCCTTATCGATTGTTCGAGCAAATTCTTCAACTATTTTAACTGGCTTATGCAAAGCCATTTCTTCTACGTTACGTTCCATAAGAGCCGCAAAATAAAGCATTATCTCGACATCCACTTCTATTATTTTTTTTATACCTGGTCTTTGAATTTTAACAGCTACTTCCCCGTAACCTTCAATTTGTGCTCTATATACTTGACCAATTGATGCTGATGCTATAGGAACCTTGTCCATAAATTCAAACAAATCGTCTGGAAACATTTCAAATTCTTGAACTATAACTTTCACAATATCATTGAACTCACAAGGAGGAACGTTATCTTGAAGTTTTGCAAGTTCTTGGATGAATTCAACAGGAATAATATCTGTTCTTGTGGATAATATTTGTCCTAATTTAATAAAAGTAGGACCTAATTCTTCAAGGACCATTCTGACACGGGCGGCTCTTGAAAATTTTTCAAAGCGGATACCTTTATTTCTGGATACAAATTGAAGCCCAACTTCAATATATCTGTCTATCTTAAGCATTGCGATAATATCTCCAAAGCCATACTTTAAAAGTATAGCTATAATCTTTCTCAAACGCTTAAGATTTCTATAAGTTCGTCCTATAGCCCCAATTTTTCTTATACTCAGCATTATTAATATACAACCGAAGTATTAAAATATAATATTCAAGAAAAACATCTTTCAGATATCCAGAAAAAGTTTTGAGTAACAGTTAAAGAAAAGCCGCCGCTGATAAAAATAAATATGATAGCGACAGCTTTATTGAATGCAGAACTATTTAATTTTGCCAAGCAGAGCGCCTGCAATAGTATTCTTTTGAATTTCTTTTGTGCCTTCGTATATTTCAGTTATCTTTGCGTCACGATAAAATCTTTCGACTTCATATTCTGTCATATAACCATAACCACCTAAAAGCTGTATAGCTTCATCAGCAACTTCAACAGCAGTCCTTGCGGCATACATTTTAGCCATAGATGTAAGTTTAGGATCTATACGACCTTGATCGTAGTTCCATGCAGCCTTATATGTAATTAATCTTGCAAGTTCAATTTTTGTGGCCATGTCAGCTATTTTATGCTGAGTTACTTGAAATTCTGCTAATTTTTTACCAAATTGTTCTCTTTTTTTAATATAGTCAAAAGCTCTGTCATAGGCTCCTTGAGCTATTCCAAGGGCTTGAGAAGCTACTAAAACTCTGCTTTCATCAAAAAATTCAAGAACTTGATAAAAACCTTTGTTTTCTTTACCAATCGTGTTTGTTAACGGAACTCTAACATCTTTAAAATTAACTTCAGCAGTTGCCATTAACCTGATTCCCATTTTAGCGCCAACATCAGCAAATGATAAACCTTTTCTGTCTTTTTCAACAAGAATCATGCTTATGCCTCTGTAAGAAGGCTGTGCATTTGGATCCGTCTGGCAAAGAACCGAATAAAAACCAGCAAGACCTCCATTTGTAATGAAAGTTTTTGTTCCGT
This genomic interval carries:
- a CDS encoding acyl-CoA dehydrogenase family protein encodes the protein MDFELTQSQKDIQKAVREFAKGEFDKDLAFELEQKHEFPMKLFKKAGDLGFIGVHYPEKYSGQGLGLLENIIVCEELCRRDSSIGSAIALGSFASECILRFGSDELKEKVLPLLAEGKTLSGGCFTEPDHGSDITSMNTTAVKDGDEWVINGTKTFITNGGLAGFYSVLCQTDPNAQPSYRGISMILVEKDRKGLSFADVGAKMGIRLMATAEVNFKDVRVPLTNTIGKENKGFYQVLEFFDESRVLVASQALGIAQGAYDRAFDYIKKREQFGKKLAEFQVTQHKIADMATKIELARLITYKAAWNYDQGRIDPKLTSMAKMYAARTAVEVADEAIQLLGGYGYMTEYEVERFYRDAKITEIYEGTKEIQKNTIAGALLGKIK
- a CDS encoding AarF/ABC1/UbiB kinase family protein, with the translated sequence MLSIRKIGAIGRTYRNLKRLRKIIAILLKYGFGDIIAMLKIDRYIEVGLQFVSRNKGIRFEKFSRAARVRMVLEELGPTFIKLGQILSTRTDIIPVEFIQELAKLQDNVPPCEFNDIVKVIVQEFEMFPDDLFEFMDKVPIASASIGQVYRAQIEGYGEVAVKIQRPGIKKIIEVDVEIMLYFAALMERNVEEMALHKPVKIVEEFARTIDKEMDYTIEATNLEWFKSQFKGDLRVYVPQVIKSKSTSRILTMEFVRGIKISDIMALDSAGLNKKKIVARGADLILKQIFELGFFHADPHPGNIFVMPKNIICFLDFGMMGTVTKQNREDFVELIDSVVKKDSTAATKTILKITIYDKDPDFKALERDVTDFMGMHLYKPIKDVEIGKLLRDLLLIASNYQLRIPADNFLMLKVIATLDGIARQLDPDFNMIDHVAPFILKIKLAKLSPLRIGEELVKIVGDSLYFMHTFPKDMLEITKLLKEQKLTVQIEDNELRAIISSRDESNSRLSLAIVIASLILGSSLVTVYQIPPLVFGLPAIGLTGFASAFLMGIWLLFSGKKKNKY